From the genome of Natronolimnobius baerhuensis:
GTCCGGGCCTGTGCCGGACGAGCAACAAGTGTGACCTCGTGCTCCCGGGCGAGCAGTCCACCGAGGAGACTCCCAAGGCTGCCAGCGCCGAACACGACGATATCCATACTCGAACGTGTGAGTACGGGATGAAAACAGATTCGGCCAGCGAGCCAGTGCTCGAGGACAAGACGACAAATCTGTGGGACAGTATATATGGTAAACCATAGAGTGCAATATAGAATAACATCTTAGCGAGAAAGTCGTGAACGACGGTCAGGACCGTGTCGGCTTCTGCTCACGGGCCGCAGGCCCGTTCGCACGGCCCGAGTGATCTTCGATCCCTCGCTGTCCTCACCCACCCTACTCGCTTGTGCTTCCGCCGAACCGGAAGCCCGGCACTCCTTGAGGGTGGGGCCTCCGCCTCGTACTTGATGAATTACCACTGAATTCGATTTTCAGCGCTTCTAACGGGTGGACGAGGCGTTTAACACGACTCGAGACGTTCCAGTAAATGAGGTGTGTTAGTATGACTCAAGAAATAGATAGCAAACCCGCAAACAAAGAGGAGACAGAACTGCCAATCGGGGAGCCAACAGAGCCAGACGAGCGACCGCATCACTTCTGGCGCTGTTCGAACTGCGGCGAAACGGGCCGTCTGGCGGATGAATTACCCGCTACGTGTCCGAACTGCGGTGGCCCAAAAGAGGAGTTGTACTATCGAGAAGAGGACTGATCGACCCGGAGATCGGATCGCTACCGTGTGCTCGCCCGAGCGTAGTCCAGTCTGCAGTTCAAACCTGAAGAGTCGGTGCTCGCCGCTACATGAAGTCCTCAATCCCGCTTTGTTTGTTTTTGTCGTTTTCAAACACACTCTCGAGAGCACCCTCTAAGACCTCGAGGCGCTGTTTCGTGTAGGGCCGGCAGTCGTACTCCTCGGCGACCTGAATCGCCGTCTGCATGTACTTGTTCACCGATCCCTGGTGGACGGTGAGATTGACGCGGCCACCACACTCCCGGCAGTCGCCGGTCAGGGGCATTCGGCGGAACTTCTCGCCGCAGTCGAGACACCGGGTTTCCTGTCGCGAAAAGGCTCGCAGATTCCCGATCAGGTCCGGTAGGAAGTGATATTCGATGACCCGCTCGGCCACGTCGGTCTCGTCGACCGCCTCGAGTTTGCGCGATAACTCGAGTTGAGCGTCCATCTTGTCCATCATCGAGCCGAGCGTCTTGTACGCCGAGAGGTCGGGCCCCATCGCGATGTCGGTGGTGTCGTGGGTGTGAGAGAAGCCGGTGTACTCGTCGTCGGTGCCGAGCGTATCCTCGCCGATCTGGATGTCGACGGACTCGGGATCAGCCTGCTCACGACTGGCGAGGTAGAACTCGCGGGGGTACTGGCTGACGATGTCCATGTTGTGCGCCTCGTCGTCGATTTCGGCGGGATCGATTCTCGAGGACATGACGAGCGGGGCATCCATTTTCCCCCCGCGCTGATCTGGCAGGAAACTTTTACTAAAGTTGAGAAGTCCGTCCATGAGCAACATCACGCAGTCTTCGTCACCGTCACAGTTACGCCGCTTGGCGGCGTGAAAATACGGATGAGCGTATCCGACCGCCGCGCTCGTAAATCCAATCACTCTCCCGACAGTTGCCGCGCTCGTGTGGGGAGCCATCCCGAAGACGAGTTCACCGACGAGTTCCGTCCGATCCTCGAGTTCGTAGAACGGTTCGAGACCGTAATATTGCTCGAGTAAGTCGTCGATAAAGTCGGCGGTTTGCAGCATGTGCTCGGCTGCGCCATCGGAGAGGACGACGTCCTGGACTTTGAGTTCGACGAGTTGGTCCTCGTGGGTCAGCGGTTCGCCGTGGATATCTTCCTCGTAGCCAAGTGCCTGCAGTTGGCCAACGTCGACGTCGAGTTCGCTCGCCCGGACTGACGTGACCGGCAGGTCAGTCATGTCGTAGCGGACGGTGCCGTCTTTGAACGAGGAGACATCGTGTTTCGCCCGCAGGATCCCCTTCTCGATTGGTTCAGGGATTTTGGTCGCCGAGGAGAGCCCCTTGACGCCTTTCAGGATCTCGAAGGCATTCTCGCGTTCGCCGACCGACTCGAGGGCGTCGCGGAACTCCTCATTGATGTCGACCTCGCGGTTTTCGACGCAGGTTCCCTCGACTTCACAGTGGCCACATTCGACGCGGCCGGCGTCATCAGGCTCGAGTGTCTGCTCGCAGTCAGGACAGCGGTAGTCGGGTTTGGTTCGCTCGCCACAGTCCGGGCAGCGATTTTTGAAGGTTTCCTCGGCGTTACAGCTGGGGTTCGGACAGCGCTGTCGGCCAACCTGTATCTCGACGATGCCGGGCGTATCCTGCATCGTCTCGGCGTGTTTGGCCGCATCAGCGACGTTTCGCTGCGTGCCGCCGGCTTCGCCGATTGGAAAGAGCGTGTGGACGGCCGGACTCAGATCGCGGCTCTCTGACTTTTCGGGCCGGCCCATTCGATTGCCGACTCGAGTCGGCGCGCGTTCGCGAACCCGGAAGGGAGCAACTTCGTTGACCGCCTCCATGGCGTTGTCACCGTCTTTCTCGTGGCCCCACGTACGGGCGTGCTCGGAGAGGTCCTCGTCGCTCCAGGTGCGCTCGAGGTCGATGGTTGGTTCTTCGCTCCGACCATCAGGTTCCAGTGCAGCCCCATCCGTCACCGCCTGGCGCGGGTCACAGCCGACCGTGTGTGCAAGTGGCCGCCACTCGTCGATCTCGAGGCGGTCCTCGTCCGGACGCTGGCGGTGTTCGATAACAATCGTCTCGAGGGAATCGCGGACGGCCTCTGTGTACTCGAGGACGAGCGTGCCGTCCCCGGCGTCGCCGTCGCTGTCGGTCTCGACGCGGCCGTGTGAGACGGCGGCTGCGAGCGTACAGAAGGCTTCGACGGAGATGTCGTGCCAGAGGTAGGTATATTCGGGGTGCAGCGGCGCGTCGTACTCGAGTGCCCACTCGAGGGCCTCCTCGGCGTCAGGGAACTCGAGGTCGATTCGAGGGTCGTCCTCGAGCGCCTGCGTATCCGCGCCGGCGGCCTCGAGGTCCTGGACCCACCACTCGTAGGTGTAGGAGGCGGGTGCGAGCGGGTGGTTGTTCTCGACGAACTCGCCGTAGTTGACGAGGTACTCGCCCAGATCAAGGATTTTCTCGACGCCGTTTCTGATCTCGAGGGCGTCCTCGGGGTCGTCGATCCGGCGCACGTCCCCGTTTGCGAGTTTGACGGTCGGGCCTTCGATGGAGTCGACGGGGACGACTCCTGCTGCTTTGCCGGGGCGTTCGGTCTTGATCTGCGTGCCGGTCGCGAGGAAGTCATCCACGAGGTGCATTGCGGCGGGATGGACGCCCGCAGTCGCGAAGCCGTGATTGCGCGCACGGCCGTAGCGCAGGCGGAATCCGCCCTTCGCGCAGGGATGGGAAAAGACGGGCCGACCGGCGATGAGGTCCCGAAGGAACTTCTGTGATTCTTCGACGCGCGGGGGACCCGCCGAGTCGTCACTTGCATCGTCCGCCTCGCCGCTCTCGTCACCGTCGCCATCCTCGTCGTCGGCCGCAGTGTCGTCGTTCTCCTCACCTTCGCCCTCGTTGTCGGCGTAATTGCCGTCGATCAGATCCTGCAGCCACGGCCAGTCGATCTCGTCGAGATTCCGGGTGTAGCGCTGGATCTTTGGGGCCTTGAGCGCGATCCCTTCAGCCATGACCAGACACATCCCGCCGCGGGCGCTGTTGGTATCGACGCGCTCGAGGTCACGAAAGCCAGAGACCTCCTCGTCGCCCGTCGCCTCGCCGTCGAGCATGATCGGCATGTGCTTGGCGATGAACTTCGTTTCCTTGTCCTTGGGCGTATACTGCAGGCCGGTTTCCTTGTCGTAGAGGCCGATCTCCTCGGCGTAGCGTTCGACCTCCTCGTCGCGGGCGTTGTACTGTCCCATGCCGACGAGCGCGCGGGTGTAGTCCGCGACGAGGACGGAGAGCGCCTGTGCGGTCCCGCCCGCAGAACGGATCGGCCCGGCGTAGTAGACGTTGA
Proteins encoded in this window:
- a CDS encoding DUF7130 family rubredoxin-like protein, which encodes MTQEIDSKPANKEETELPIGEPTEPDERPHHFWRCSNCGETGRLADELPATCPNCGGPKEELYYREED
- a CDS encoding DNA polymerase II large subunit; translated protein: MREEDEQYFEGLESQLEDAFDVAEEAKERGGDPKPEVEIPTARDMADRVENILGIDGVAERVRELEGEMSREEAALELAKDFAEGRVGDYETKAGKVEGAVRTAVALLTEGVVAAPIEGIDKVEILTNDDGSEFVNVYYAGPIRSAGGTAQALSVLVADYTRALVGMGQYNARDEEVERYAEEIGLYDKETGLQYTPKDKETKFIAKHMPIMLDGEATGDEEVSGFRDLERVDTNSARGGMCLVMAEGIALKAPKIQRYTRNLDEIDWPWLQDLIDGNYADNEGEGEENDDTAADDEDGDGDESGEADDASDDSAGPPRVEESQKFLRDLIAGRPVFSHPCAKGGFRLRYGRARNHGFATAGVHPAAMHLVDDFLATGTQIKTERPGKAAGVVPVDSIEGPTVKLANGDVRRIDDPEDALEIRNGVEKILDLGEYLVNYGEFVENNHPLAPASYTYEWWVQDLEAAGADTQALEDDPRIDLEFPDAEEALEWALEYDAPLHPEYTYLWHDISVEAFCTLAAAVSHGRVETDSDGDAGDGTLVLEYTEAVRDSLETIVIEHRQRPDEDRLEIDEWRPLAHTVGCDPRQAVTDGAALEPDGRSEEPTIDLERTWSDEDLSEHARTWGHEKDGDNAMEAVNEVAPFRVRERAPTRVGNRMGRPEKSESRDLSPAVHTLFPIGEAGGTQRNVADAAKHAETMQDTPGIVEIQVGRQRCPNPSCNAEETFKNRCPDCGERTKPDYRCPDCEQTLEPDDAGRVECGHCEVEGTCVENREVDINEEFRDALESVGERENAFEILKGVKGLSSATKIPEPIEKGILRAKHDVSSFKDGTVRYDMTDLPVTSVRASELDVDVGQLQALGYEEDIHGEPLTHEDQLVELKVQDVVLSDGAAEHMLQTADFIDDLLEQYYGLEPFYELEDRTELVGELVFGMAPHTSAATVGRVIGFTSAAVGYAHPYFHAAKRRNCDGDEDCVMLLMDGLLNFSKSFLPDQRGGKMDAPLVMSSRIDPAEIDDEAHNMDIVSQYPREFYLASREQADPESVDIQIGEDTLGTDDEYTGFSHTHDTTDIAMGPDLSAYKTLGSMMDKMDAQLELSRKLEAVDETDVAERVIEYHFLPDLIGNLRAFSRQETRCLDCGEKFRRMPLTGDCRECGGRVNLTVHQGSVNKYMQTAIQVAEEYDCRPYTKQRLEVLEGALESVFENDKNKQSGIEDFM